Proteins encoded in a region of the Alkalinema sp. FACHB-956 genome:
- a CDS encoding CO2 hydration protein — protein MTVATPPSTKLPPSNHPLADIIYRLEAGGAMLPDTPENLMQIIGLYKAYAVPMDFYWRDLLYIGEQVFLNPLPFFKYFISEEYLQLPNHYAGDTADLRIWRGGADCHPELREFIEKGELKQKLPRLFHHLWHDRINMEFAEECMRSMLWHRDMYVPWNQFDPYLDSEEYKQNADRAIKAYFKGNPVMLGLYKLFPDMFLEQCRQASYYANLGLFWEVMAPVFFEMSDLYDEGKLTSVPEAMNFLVNGIFAIAGRPIYHHVYIRGECYEIIPKSKGFTWLYEAALPYVEAVFYRTSPFRGTKSYNAQAKQVPDDQQDFHYGVLYADKFPVGTAGIPPTFLAQDMLHFLPPYLVEYYQQHCRGEDDMLVQLAVSFQRSMYCVTSAVIQALRTALLYPLDDPNPEHLKANRAFFEAQMDRFLRPEARIRDIQTQDYR, from the coding sequence ATGACCGTCGCTACTCCCCCCTCCACCAAGCTGCCACCGTCCAACCATCCCCTGGCGGACATCATCTATCGCCTAGAAGCGGGCGGGGCAATGCTGCCAGATACACCAGAAAATCTCATGCAGATTATTGGGCTATACAAAGCCTATGCGGTGCCAATGGATTTCTACTGGCGGGATTTGCTGTACATCGGTGAACAGGTATTTTTAAATCCGTTGCCCTTTTTCAAATACTTTATTTCCGAGGAATACCTGCAACTGCCTAACCACTATGCAGGCGATACAGCGGACTTGCGGATTTGGCGAGGCGGGGCAGACTGTCATCCAGAACTGCGGGAATTCATTGAGAAAGGCGAACTGAAACAGAAACTCCCTCGATTGTTCCATCACCTCTGGCACGATCGCATCAACATGGAGTTTGCTGAAGAATGCATGCGATCGATGCTTTGGCACCGCGATATGTATGTGCCTTGGAACCAGTTCGATCCCTATCTTGACTCCGAGGAGTACAAGCAAAATGCCGATCGGGCTATTAAAGCCTACTTCAAAGGTAACCCGGTGATGCTGGGCTTGTATAAGCTCTTCCCCGACATGTTCCTCGAGCAGTGCCGTCAAGCGTCCTACTATGCTAACCTCGGCCTGTTTTGGGAAGTCATGGCTCCGGTGTTTTTTGAAATGTCCGATCTCTATGATGAGGGCAAGTTAACAAGCGTTCCGGAAGCAATGAATTTCCTGGTGAATGGCATTTTCGCGATCGCGGGTCGGCCTATTTATCACCATGTTTACATTCGCGGTGAATGCTACGAAATTATTCCCAAATCCAAAGGCTTCACTTGGCTGTATGAGGCTGCATTGCCCTACGTGGAAGCGGTGTTTTATCGCACTTCTCCCTTCCGAGGCACGAAATCCTATAATGCCCAAGCCAAGCAGGTTCCCGATGACCAGCAGGATTTCCACTACGGAGTGCTCTATGCGGATAAATTCCCCGTAGGCACCGCAGGCATTCCTCCCACATTCTTGGCTCAGGATATGCTACATTTCCTCCCACCCTATTTGGTGGAGTATTACCAGCAGCATTGTCGAGGAGAAGACGATATGTTGGTTCAATTGGCCGTCAGTTTCCAGCGATCGATGTACTGCGTCACCTCTGCGGTGATTCAAGCGCTACGGACAGCACTGCTGTATCCGTTAGACGATCCCAATCCCGAACATTTGAAAGCGAACCGCGCTTTCTTTGAAGCCCAAATGGATCGTTTCCTAAGACCGGAAGCTCGGATTCGCGATATTCAAACCCAAGACTATCGCTAG
- a CDS encoding NAD(P)H-quinone oxidoreductase subunit F — protein MAHPLVQSIWLIPIYTLIGASLSALWFPGITRRTGPRPAGYINALMTLFAFVHAALTLPIVWDEPPLHIVLPWLQVAGLDLSIPLEISGTSIAAVVVITGLNLLSQIFAIGYMEMDWGWARFFSLLALFEAGMNFLVLSDSLFFGYIALEILTLGTYLLIGLWFNQSLVVTGARDAFLTKRVGDLFLLMGVVALLPIAGTWNYSELAVWAKTADVNPTVITLVGLALLAGPMGKCAQFPLHLWLDEAMEGPVPGSILRNSVVVQVGVWVLVKLAPVLSLSQTVLNTAIIIGALTAVGGALIAIAQIDIKRTLSYPTSVYMGLIFIAVGTGDIQAALLLGLTHAVSMALLVMSTSAVVWNSITQDITQLGGLLSRRPISGGSFAIGAAAAIALPPLGGFWAQMELMNGLWAQNPIVAAIVLVVNALLAFSYTRVFCRVFLGEAQQMSQRSPEIHWPMAIPMIFTMGFVFHLPLILSAVDLLPNWAELQKDNALLLIWSSITGIAIAAVVYLSPAVQKPVRLPWQGLQNLFAYDFYTPQLYRNTIVGVVAVVSYITAWFDQYLIDGLANLFGVATLFSGQSLKYSTSGQSQFYMLTILLGLAALGAWLSYPLLSHLRLAIG, from the coding sequence ATGGCTCACCCACTGGTTCAGTCGATTTGGCTGATTCCGATCTATACATTGATCGGCGCAAGTTTATCTGCCCTCTGGTTTCCTGGGATTACCCGACGAACAGGGCCCCGGCCCGCAGGGTATATCAATGCATTGATGACGCTGTTTGCGTTTGTCCATGCAGCGTTGACGCTGCCGATCGTCTGGGATGAACCCCCACTACATATTGTCTTGCCTTGGCTGCAAGTTGCGGGTTTAGACCTTTCCATTCCGCTGGAAATTTCGGGAACCTCGATCGCGGCGGTGGTCGTGATTACGGGCTTGAATTTGCTGTCGCAAATTTTCGCGATCGGCTATATGGAAATGGACTGGGGGTGGGCTCGGTTTTTCTCGTTGCTGGCTCTGTTTGAAGCCGGAATGAACTTTCTAGTGCTGAGCGACTCCCTCTTCTTTGGCTATATTGCCCTAGAAATTCTGACGCTGGGTACCTACTTATTAATTGGACTGTGGTTTAACCAATCCCTTGTGGTGACGGGTGCTCGCGATGCGTTTTTAACGAAGCGGGTCGGCGATCTGTTTCTGCTGATGGGGGTGGTGGCCTTGTTGCCGATCGCCGGAACTTGGAACTATTCAGAACTCGCGGTTTGGGCCAAAACTGCTGATGTTAACCCCACTGTGATTACCTTGGTAGGTCTCGCTTTGCTGGCAGGCCCCATGGGGAAATGTGCTCAGTTTCCGCTACACCTATGGTTGGATGAAGCGATGGAAGGGCCGGTGCCCGGATCGATTCTGCGGAACTCGGTCGTGGTACAGGTTGGGGTTTGGGTGCTGGTTAAGTTAGCGCCGGTGCTATCTCTGTCTCAAACGGTGCTCAATACCGCAATTATTATCGGGGCTCTGACGGCGGTGGGCGGTGCGTTGATTGCGATCGCGCAAATCGACATCAAACGGACGCTATCCTACCCCACCAGTGTTTACATGGGTTTGATTTTCATTGCAGTGGGTACGGGTGATATCCAAGCCGCGCTGTTGTTAGGGTTAACCCATGCTGTGAGTATGGCGCTCTTGGTGATGAGTACCAGTGCCGTTGTGTGGAACAGCATCACGCAGGATATTACCCAACTGGGGGGACTGTTAAGCCGTCGGCCCATCTCTGGGGGTAGCTTTGCGATCGGGGCTGCGGCAGCGATCGCGTTGCCTCCCCTCGGTGGCTTCTGGGCGCAAATGGAATTGATGAATGGCCTTTGGGCTCAGAATCCGATCGTGGCAGCCATTGTGCTGGTGGTAAATGCCCTGCTGGCCTTTAGTTACACCCGCGTATTCTGTCGAGTCTTTTTGGGTGAAGCGCAACAGATGTCCCAGCGTTCTCCAGAGATTCACTGGCCCATGGCGATTCCTATGATTTTTACGATGGGGTTTGTATTCCACTTGCCGCTGATCCTGTCCGCTGTGGATCTCTTGCCCAATTGGGCAGAACTGCAAAAAGATAATGCTCTCTTGCTGATCTGGTCTAGCATCACTGGGATTGCGATCGCTGCGGTGGTTTACCTCAGTCCCGCTGTCCAAAAACCCGTTCGGCTGCCGTGGCAGGGATTGCAAAACCTCTTTGCCTACGATTTCTACACGCCGCAACTGTACCGCAATACGATCGTGGGTGTAGTTGCCGTCGTCTCCTACATTACGGCTTGGTTCGATCAGTATCTTATTGATGGCCTAGCCAACCTCTTTGGGGTGGCCACGCTCTTCAGTGGCCAAAGTCTCAAGTACAGTACCTCCGGTCAATCTCAGTTTTATATGCTCACCATTCTCTTAGGGTTGGCGGCATTGGGTGCTTGGTTGAGCTATCCTCTGCTGTCCCACTTAAGGCTTGCGATCGGGTAA
- a CDS encoding NAD(P)/FAD-dependent oxidoreductase, with amino-acid sequence MSRICILGGGFGGLYTALRLSQLPWVGHSKPEIILVDQRDRFIFMPLLYELLTGELQAWEIAPTYVELLADTGIHFIQASVETIQLPDRRVQLSTGESLTYDRLVLAMGGETPMDLAPGVQDYALPFRTLEDAYQLESRLQRLENSDRDKIRVAIAGAGYSGIELACQLAARLGDRGRIRIVEMADRILRNSPPFNRQVAEKALSDRGVWVDLETTIASITADELTLSYKGQMDTLPVDIVLWTVGTRVAPIIRDLPLPKTDRGQVKISPTLQVVDHPEIFALGDLASGVDADGQFVPATAQAAFQQADYAGWNLWASLTHRPLLPFKYQHLGEMLTLGTDEAALAGLGLQLSGFPAHVARRMIYLFRMPTLEHQLKVGMSWITRPLVELLR; translated from the coding sequence ATGTCTCGGATTTGCATTCTGGGTGGCGGATTTGGTGGCCTATATACGGCGTTGCGGTTGAGTCAACTGCCCTGGGTCGGTCATTCTAAACCAGAAATTATTTTGGTGGATCAGCGCGATCGCTTCATTTTCATGCCGCTGCTCTACGAATTGCTGACGGGAGAATTGCAAGCCTGGGAAATTGCACCCACCTATGTCGAGCTGTTAGCCGATACTGGGATCCATTTCATTCAAGCATCGGTAGAAACCATTCAGTTACCCGATCGGCGCGTTCAGCTATCCACGGGGGAATCGCTGACCTACGATCGCCTGGTCCTAGCGATGGGAGGCGAAACGCCCATGGATTTAGCACCTGGGGTTCAGGATTATGCCTTGCCCTTCCGGACGCTGGAGGATGCCTATCAGCTAGAAAGTCGGCTGCAACGGCTGGAAAACTCCGATCGGGACAAAATTCGAGTCGCGATCGCGGGGGCCGGTTACAGCGGCATCGAGCTGGCCTGTCAGCTAGCAGCGCGACTAGGGGATCGGGGACGGATCCGAATTGTGGAAATGGCCGATCGGATTTTGCGCAATTCGCCGCCCTTCAATCGCCAAGTGGCCGAAAAAGCGTTAAGTGATCGTGGGGTCTGGGTCGATCTAGAGACAACGATCGCAAGCATTACCGCAGACGAACTCACCTTGAGCTACAAGGGGCAAATGGATACCCTCCCCGTGGACATTGTCCTGTGGACTGTGGGAACGCGCGTTGCTCCGATCATTCGGGACTTGCCCCTACCGAAAACCGATCGGGGACAGGTGAAAATTTCACCCACGTTGCAGGTGGTCGATCATCCCGAAATTTTTGCCCTGGGGGATTTAGCCTCGGGGGTAGATGCCGATGGTCAATTTGTTCCGGCCACAGCCCAAGCCGCTTTTCAACAGGCGGACTATGCAGGCTGGAACCTTTGGGCGTCGCTGACCCATCGGCCCCTATTGCCCTTTAAGTATCAGCATTTGGGCGAAATGCTGACCTTGGGGACAGATGAAGCTGCGCTGGCAGGATTAGGGCTGCAACTCAGCGGCTTCCCGGCCCATGTGGCACGGCGGATGATTTATCTCTTCCGGATGCCCACCCTAGAACATCAGTTGAAGGTCGGCATGAGCTGGATCACGCGCCCCCTGGTAGAGTTGCTGCGCTAG
- a CDS encoding NADH-quinone oxidoreductase subunit M, whose protein sequence is MQLPLLSMLVWLPVLGAAVMGFYPGQLSAARARWGAIGVAGVLFSLTALLFTQFDLTQAGFQMQELMPWLPALGLNYSLSIDGLSLPLVGLANLLTLMVACNGEVGLKPNETLQRPRLFYTMLLLVNAGVVGALLSQNLLLFFLFYELELIPFYLLIVIWGGAKREYAATKFLIYTALSGILILAGFLAIAWLTHSSSFEYGAINTTELPTTIQLVLLVVLLLGFGIKIPLVPLHSWLPDAYVESSAPVAMLLGGILSKLGTYGLVRFAVGLFPETWASVAPVMSAIAAASILYGGFAAIAQKDIKRMVAYSSIGHMGYVMLGTAALTPLSMVGAVSQMVAHGLILALLFYLVGIIESKVGTRDLDVLNGLLNPIRGLPLTAALLILAAMASAGIPGMVGFISEFLVFQGSFSVFPIPTLLAIAGTGLTAVYFVILLNRTCFGRLDSKSAYYPSVSKREYFPALILMATIVFLGVQPSWLVRWSEPTTQAIVASAFPNQSIAAVLPTHVNLRDRAPHLEATHL, encoded by the coding sequence ATGCAGTTGCCACTCTTGAGTATGCTGGTTTGGCTGCCCGTTCTGGGAGCGGCAGTCATGGGGTTCTATCCGGGTCAACTCTCTGCGGCCCGAGCCCGCTGGGGCGCGATCGGGGTTGCTGGTGTTCTGTTTTCCCTGACCGCACTTTTATTTACCCAATTTGACCTCACCCAGGCGGGCTTCCAGATGCAGGAGTTAATGCCTTGGTTGCCTGCTTTGGGTTTGAACTATAGCTTGTCGATCGATGGTCTGTCCTTGCCATTAGTTGGGTTGGCCAATTTGCTCACCCTGATGGTGGCTTGCAATGGTGAAGTGGGGCTAAAACCCAATGAGACCCTGCAACGGCCTCGACTGTTCTACACCATGCTGCTACTGGTCAATGCAGGGGTGGTTGGTGCCTTGTTGTCCCAGAACTTATTGCTCTTTTTCCTCTTCTATGAATTGGAACTGATTCCCTTCTATCTCCTGATTGTGATTTGGGGTGGAGCTAAGCGGGAATATGCAGCCACTAAATTTCTGATTTACACTGCGCTGTCTGGCATTTTGATTTTGGCAGGGTTTCTCGCGATCGCATGGTTAACCCATAGCAGCAGCTTTGAGTATGGTGCGATCAACACCACAGAATTACCCACGACCATTCAACTCGTTTTATTGGTGGTATTGCTCCTAGGATTTGGTATCAAGATTCCCTTGGTTCCCCTCCATTCCTGGTTGCCGGATGCCTACGTGGAATCGTCTGCGCCGGTTGCCATGCTCCTAGGGGGTATTCTGTCTAAATTGGGAACCTATGGTCTGGTGCGCTTTGCGGTGGGACTGTTCCCAGAAACCTGGGCGTCTGTGGCTCCTGTGATGTCGGCGATCGCCGCTGCCTCTATTCTCTACGGTGGCTTCGCGGCCATTGCCCAGAAGGATATTAAGCGCATGGTGGCCTACAGTTCGATCGGGCATATGGGCTACGTGATGCTGGGGACGGCGGCCCTGACTCCCCTGAGTATGGTGGGTGCGGTATCGCAAATGGTGGCCCACGGCTTAATTCTGGCGCTGCTGTTCTATCTCGTTGGGATTATTGAATCCAAAGTCGGTACCCGAGATTTGGATGTGCTCAACGGCTTACTCAACCCGATCCGAGGCTTACCGTTAACGGCTGCTTTGCTGATCCTTGCTGCCATGGCGAGTGCGGGAATTCCTGGAATGGTGGGTTTTATTAGTGAATTTTTAGTATTCCAAGGGAGTTTCTCGGTCTTCCCGATTCCGACTCTCCTTGCGATCGCAGGAACAGGTCTGACAGCGGTTTATTTTGTGATTCTATTAAATCGGACTTGCTTTGGCCGATTGGATTCCAAGAGTGCTTACTATCCCAGTGTGAGCAAGCGGGAATATTTCCCCGCGCTGATTTTGATGGCGACGATCGTTTTCCTCGGAGTGCAACCGAGTTGGTTAGTGCGATGGAGCGAACCCACCACCCAAGCGATCGTGGCCTCTGCTTTCCCCAACCAATCGATTGCTGCGGTGCTGCCGACCCATGTCAATCTGCGCGATCGGGCTCCCCATCTGGAAGCAACCCATCTCTAA
- the coaD gene encoding pantetheine-phosphate adenylyltransferase has translation MIAIYPGSFDPVTLGHLDIITRGSRLFDRVIVAIARNPSKVPLFPVEARLEQLRQATQHLTNVEVDSFEGLTVTYAQARQASVLIRGLRAISDFEMELQMAHTNKTLSDSIETVFLVTSNEYSFLSSSVVREIAKLGGPVDHLVPKHVALDLHRCYAKTHPALKDDTIEDPKTSTSSKN, from the coding sequence GTGATTGCGATTTATCCTGGAAGTTTCGATCCCGTGACGTTAGGACATCTTGACATTATTACCCGTGGATCCCGGTTATTCGATCGGGTGATTGTGGCGATCGCCCGTAATCCAAGCAAGGTACCGCTCTTTCCCGTCGAAGCCCGTCTTGAGCAACTGCGGCAGGCCACCCAACACCTGACCAACGTTGAGGTGGATAGCTTTGAAGGGCTGACGGTAACCTATGCCCAGGCCCGCCAAGCATCTGTCCTGATCCGAGGGCTGCGAGCTATCTCTGACTTTGAGATGGAGCTCCAGATGGCTCACACCAACAAAACCCTATCGGATTCGATCGAAACAGTTTTCTTAGTCACCTCAAATGAATATAGTTTTCTAAGCAGTAGTGTGGTGCGGGAGATTGCCAAGCTTGGTGGCCCCGTTGACCACTTAGTGCCCAAACACGTTGCCCTGGATCTTCACCGATGCTACGCCAAAACCCATCCGGCCCTGAAGGACGACACGATCGAGGATCCCAAAACCTCGACATCCAGCAAGAATTGA